Proteins found in one Epinephelus fuscoguttatus linkage group LG4, E.fuscoguttatus.final_Chr_v1 genomic segment:
- the pskh1 gene encoding serine/threonine-protein kinase H1 homolog: MGCRNSKVLPEPPGDVQLDLVKKVDPPQPPQTDIYKHFIRGDGTRSKMGGAGGGGGDKADSTSPNQAQAQAATPTASAQPPKDPSDLSDPQRKKVAKYRAKFDPRVTAKYDIKALIGRGSFSRVVRVEHKSTRQPYAIKMIETRYREGREVCESELCVLRRVRHTNIIQLMEVFETAERVYMVMELATGGELFDRIIARGSFTERDATRVLQMVLDGVKYLHTLGITHRDLKPENLLYYHPGADSKIIITDFGLASSRKKGDECLMKTTCGTPEYIAPEILVRKPYTNAVDMWALGVISYILLSGTMPFEDDNRMRLYRQILKGKYSFSGEPWPSVSNLAKDFVERILTVDPSERLTAGQALKHPWIVSMAASSSMKNLQRCISQNLLKRASSRCHSTKSAQSTRSSRSTKSNKARRVREKELRELNRRYQQQYNG; this comes from the exons ATGGGGTGCAGGAACAGTAAGGTCCTCCCTGAGCCTCCAGGGGATGTTCAGTTGGACCTGGTCAAAAAG GTTGATCCTCCCCAACCTCCTCAGACAGATATCTATAAGCACTTCATACGAGGGGATGGCACTAGGAGCAAGATGGGTGGGGCCGGTGGAGGGGGAGGTGACAAGGCTGACTCCACCTCCCCTAATCAAGCTCAGGCCCAAGCTGCCACTCCCACCGCTTCTGCCCAGCCCCCTAAGGACCCATCCGATCTGTCGGACCCTCAGCGGAAGAAAGTGGCAAAATATCGGGCAAAGTTTGACCCCCGGGTCACGGCCAAGTATGACATCAAAGCTTTGATAGGTCGTGGGAGTTTTAGCCGGGTCGTCCGTGTGGAGCACAAGAGCACGCGGCAACCGTATGCCATCAAAATGATAGAGACCCGTTACCgggagggcagggaggtgtgcgaGTCAGAGCTGTGTGTTCTACGACGCGTTCGTCACACCAATATAATCCAGCTGATGGAGGTCTTTGAGACGGCAGAACGTGTCTACATGGTGATGGAGCTGGCCACAGGAGGAGAGCTCTTTGACCGCATCATTGCTCGCGGCTCCTTCACAGAGCGGGACGCCACACGGGTGCTGCAGATGGTGCTGGATGGCGTTAAGTATCTCCACACTTTGGGGATCACTCACCGAGACCTGAAGCCAGAGAACCTGCTCTACTACCACCCCGGAGCTGATTCCAAGATCATCATCACTGACTTTGGTTTGGCCAGCAGCAGGAAGAAGGGAGACGAATGTCTGATGAAGACCACCTGTGGAACGCCAGAGTACATTGCCCCAGAAATCCTGGTGAGGAAGCCCTATACAAACGCTGTAGACATGTGGGCACTAGGGGTGATATCATACATCCTGCTGAGCGGAACCATGCCCTTCGAGGACGACAACCGCATGAGGCTCTACCGGCAGATCCTCAAGGGGAAGTACAGCTTCTCTGGGGAG CCGTGGCCCAGCGTGTCCAACCTGGCCAAAGACTTTGTGGAGCGGATTCTAACAGTGGACCCCAGCGAGCGTCTCACAGCTGGCCAGGCTCTCAAGCACCCCTGGATCGTCAGCATGgctgcctcctcctccatgaAGAATCTACAGCGCTGTATATCTCAGAACCTCCTGAAGCGGGCGTCCTCACGCTGCCACAGCACCAAGTCTGCCCAGTCCACTCGCTCCAGCCGCTCCACCAAATCCAACAAAGCCCGGCGGGTGCGAGAGAAAGAGCTGCGGGAGCTGAACCGTCGCTATCAGCAGCAGTACAATGGCTGA